CTTATACAGGAGACACCTTTCAAGGTAGTTATATTGCTGGTGTTTATTATCCAGATAAAACACGTGTAGGTTGGTGGAAAAACGGATATCCAGAATATTTTGCCAAAGTACTAAATGCTCCAAACTGGATTGGGATCAATGTTACAGTTAATGGTGTTGCTTTAGATTTAAATACCTGTAAAAGCATTACTAATTATAAGCGTGAACTTAATATGAAAGAAGGTTGGTATGAGCGTTCTTTTACTGCAATCTTGCCAAATGATGTTGAGGTAAACGTAAGTGCAAAACGCTTCTTGTCGCTAACACATGATGAGCTTGGAGTTATTAACTATAAGGTAACTCCAGTTAATACAAAGGCCGTTATTGAATTTTCGCCCTATATAGATGCAGGTATTACTAATGAAGATACTAATTGGGATGATAAATTTTGGGATATACTATCTGTTACAGAAGCAGACCAACAAGGATTCATTAGCTCTAAAACTATGAAAACAGAATTCCATGTAGGAACTTACATGCAATCTCTAGTCTTTGTCGATGGTCAAAAGCAGAATTTAAAACCATCTGTCACCCAATCAGATTCAGAATTATATTATAAATACACATTAAATGTAAATAAAGGCGAAGAAGCTAGTATTCAAAAATTTGCGGGATATGTGACAGATATGAATCACAAAACATCTCAATTAATTGATGCAGCAAAGACAGTTCTTAAGGAAAGCATCAATTTAGGATATGAAACGTTGTTAAAACAGCAAAAAGATGCTTGGGCTTCAATTTGGGATATGGCAGACATTACTATTGATGGTGATGTAAAAGCACAACAAGGTATAAGATTCAATATCTTTCAGCTTAACCAAACCTATTTAGGAAAAGATGAACGTTTAAACATTGGGCCTAAAGGTTTTACAGGTGAAAAATATGGTGGTAGCACATATTGGGATACAGAAGCGTATTGCATACCATTTTATATGGCAACCAAAGACCAAAATGTAGCAAGAAGCTTATTGGCTTACCGTTACAATCACCTAGATAAAGCTATTGAAAATGCTGAGAAATTAGGCTTTACTAACGGTGCAGCATTATACCCAATGGTTACTATGAATGGTGAGGAAAGCCATAACGAATGGGAAATAACCTTCGAAGAAATACATAGAAATGGTGCTATGGTTTATGCCATTTACAATTATGTAAGATACACAGGAGACTTTAGCTATATTCCAGAAATGGGACTAGAAGTTATGATAGCAATATCAAGATTCTGGTATCAGCGCTTTAACTATAGCCAAGAGAAA
This region of Croceibacter atlanticus HTCC2559 genomic DNA includes:
- a CDS encoding glycoside hydrolase family 65 protein codes for the protein MNQEYITANAWSIIEDDFDKGRVKSSESLFSLGNGAMGQRANFEETYTGDTFQGSYIAGVYYPDKTRVGWWKNGYPEYFAKVLNAPNWIGINVTVNGVALDLNTCKSITNYKRELNMKEGWYERSFTAILPNDVEVNVSAKRFLSLTHDELGVINYKVTPVNTKAVIEFSPYIDAGITNEDTNWDDKFWDILSVTEADQQGFISSKTMKTEFHVGTYMQSLVFVDGQKQNLKPSVTQSDSELYYKYTLNVNKGEEASIQKFAGYVTDMNHKTSQLIDAAKTVLKESINLGYETLLKQQKDAWASIWDMADITIDGDVKAQQGIRFNIFQLNQTYLGKDERLNIGPKGFTGEKYGGSTYWDTEAYCIPFYMATKDQNVARSLLAYRYNHLDKAIENAEKLGFTNGAALYPMVTMNGEESHNEWEITFEEIHRNGAMVYAIYNYVRYTGDFSYIPEMGLEVMIAISRFWYQRFNYSQEKNKYVMLGVTGPNEYENNVNNNWYTNYFAKWCIEYTMLCLDKVKDGYSDDYNRIVGHTKLNDSELDKWQELVNNVYLPYSGKYDVYLQQDNFLDKELIPVSELDKTQRPINQKWSWDRILRSCYIKQADVLQGFYFFEDHFTEEELERHFDFYEPLTVHESSLSPCVHSIQAAKLNRMDQAYTFYLRTSRLDLDDYNKEVEEGCHITSMAGTWMSIVEGFGGMRVVNDTLSFEPRIPKEWDAYSFKVNFRNQVVKVNVSQKGSTFEVEGNSTLSIILNGEALKISPSQPVKA